The genome window TGATCCCGCCTTTCGGATCGCAAATGATATGGAAATTGACTTAATCAAACAAGAAGTAATCGATGATTTATTTGAAGAGTGGTATGGCAAAGAAGGAGAAGAACAAGAGAACTTTTTCTCGGTAGTAGACCGATTTTCAAATGATCGAAGCGATCTTGATGTTGAGAAGGTGATACTGGATCTTTATACATTTTCGGTTCAAAATCCATGGCCAGAAGTATGGCTTGATGGTTTAGTAAAAAGTTATGAGATTCCGGAAAATTGGATTGAAACGGAACTAACATGGTTAAACCTGATAAAGCGTGAGGTAAAGAGCCAATTAGAGGCAATTAAACAAGAAATGCAGCTGGCATTAGCAGTAACACTGGAAGTAGATGGTCCATATCAGTATACAGAAGCAGTTGAAGCGGATCTTAATCAATTATATGAGGCAATGAATTATGCTGATACCTGGGACGATTTACAAGCATTTATTACTACGAGCAAGTTTGTTGCTTTATCAAGGAAGAAACAAGACTGCGATGAAATGAAAAAAGAAAAAGTGAAGAAGATTCGGGAGAGCTATAAGAAGCGCTGGAAAAATATGAAGGACAACTGGTTTAATCGTAACCTTAATAGTCATGTGGAGGATATGCGTGAGCTTTCACCTGTTATTAGACATCTAACCGAATTAGTAAAACAATTCAAAGAGAAGTTTCAGGAATTAAAAAAGGAAAAGGCAATCGTCGACTTTTCGGATTTAGAGCATTTTTGCTTACAATTATTAGCTAGTGAATCAAGCGATGAGAAACCTGTCCCATCTAATGTTGCGAATCAATATAAAAAGCAATTCAGTGAAGTATTAATCGATGAATATCAGGATACAAACCTCGTTCAGGAAACGATTTTATCGTTAATTAGCGATCAAGAAGGTACCGGGAATCGCTTTATGGTAGGGGATGTAAAGCAAAGTATTTATCGTTTCCGTCATGCGGAGCCATCGTTGTTTATTCAGAAATATAAACGATTTGCTGAGGAAGAAGATGATGGAAAGCGAATTGACTTAGCAAGTAATTTTCGAAGCAGGGAACAGGTTTTAACTGGTGCAAATTATATTTTCAGACAAATATTGAATGAAGAATTAGGCGATATTGATTATGATCAGAATGCAGAATTAATCTATGGTAATAAAATGTATGATAAATTAGAGTTTCCAGAAGCCTCTCCAGAGCTGTTCATTATCGATCGTGAGGATCAAGAAGATAAAGAGGATTTGTCTGAGGATGAAGAGAATTTTAAAGACCTGGAGAGGGCACAGCTAGAGGCAAGGGCATATGCTGAAAAGATTAAAAGGTGGATTGGGCTAAAAGATGAGCGTAGGCCAATGCAAGTCTTTGATAAGGGAAGTGGCACACAGCGTGATATTCAGTATCGCGACATCGTCATTTTGATGCGTTCAATGACATGGGCACCAACGATTGTTGAAGAACTTAAGAAACAAGGAATCCCTGTATATGCAGAACTTCAGGCAGGATATTTTGAGGCAATCGAAGTAAAGATTATGATTAGCCTTTTAAAAACGATTGACAATCCTAGACAAGATATTCCACTTGCATCGGTATTAAAATCACCAATCGTTGGCTTGAATGAGGACGAACTTACGAAGATAAGGCTTGCGGACCGCTCAAACACATATTATGACGCCTTGAAAAAGTACAAACAGCAGAATACCAGTGAAACAGCGGATAAAGTAACGAAATTTCTTGAGCAATTACATGCATTTCGGATGGCTTCTAGGCAGGGTGCATTGTCAGAGTTAATTTGGGATATTTACCGGCAAACAGGCTATTATGATTTCGTTGGCGGGATTCCAGGTGGACGCCAGCGGCAAGCGAATTTACGTGCACTTTACGATAGAGCAAGAGGCTACGAGGCAACATCATTCCGTGGGCTATTCCGTTTCTTGAGATTTATCGAACGTATGGAAGAACGCGGGGATGATCTTGGGGCAGCACGAGCACTAAGTGAACAGGAAGATGTTGTTCGCATCATGACGATTCATAAAAGTAAAGGTTTAGAATTTCCTGTCGTTATTGTTGGTGCAATGGATAAAGAGTTTAACTTCAGAGACTTAAGTCAAAAATATCTGTTACATAAAGATTTAGGCTTTGCGAGCAAATATATCGACCCGGTTAAGCGAATTACCTATCCGACATTGTTTTATCATGCGTTAAAGGAAGAGAAGAGGCGCGAGTTATTAGCTGAAGAAATGCGAGTGCTGTATGTAGCCTTAACAAGGGCTAAGGAAAAACTAGTTATGATTGGCAGTGTTGCATCGTATGAGGCGAAACAAGATAAATGGCAAAAGATGATTCATCACGATGAATGGGTGCTGCCAGCATATTATCGAAAGGAATCAAAGACTTATTTGGACTGGGTTGGTCCCGCATTAATCCGGCATGAGTCAAGTGCTGAATTAAGAACCGAGGAAATCGCTTCAGATGTGGCAGAGGCAATTCAAAAAGATCCATCAAAATGGCAGGTTTCCGTAATTCATGCTAGTGAATTGACGAACCTAGAGGAGCAGGACATTGAATCCGATTTACAACTACGGGAAAAAATTATCAACTGGCAGCCGGTAGAAATAATGGATGAAGCATTGGAAGAAGAAGTGAAGGAAAGATTATCCTACCATTATCCATATGAGCAGGCAGTGAAAGCACGTGCAAAACAATCGGTTACAGAAATAAAACGACAACAAGAAATAATGGATGATTATAGTGGGGATTTAGTCACGAAAAAGTTTAGGGCACCAATTATCAAACGCCCAAACTTTATGCAAAAGGAAAAAGTAATTACTGCAGCAGAAAAAGGAATAGCAATGCATACTGTTATGCAGCATTTGCCGCTAAACAAGGTATTAAACAGCCAAGAAATTGAGCATTTCTTGGAAGTTCTGATTGAAAGAGAAATCTTAACAAGGATGGAAGCAAAAGTAATTGACATTGCAGCAATTACGCAATTTTTGATACAGCAATTGCGCAATATATTATGCAAGACGCATCTGCTATTAATCGTGAAGTACCATTTAGCTTAACATTACCTGCCAGCGAAGTTTATGCTTCCTGGACAAGTGAAATGGATGAGAAAGTATTGATTCAAGGTATTATTGATTGTCTTGTACCGAAGGATGATGGATGGATCATTCTAGATTATAAAACCGATGCAATTAATGAGGAAGTTACTGATAAAGTAAGAGAAAAGCTAGCAAATCGCTATAAAGTTCAAATGAAATTATATAAACATGCGATTGAGCAAATTTGGAAGCAGCCAGTGAAAGAAACTTATTTATACTTCTTCTCCAAACAATTACTTGTCAAAGTGGAAAATTAAGAAAAGAGATTATCCTATGTATATGCGTTTTGTTCGCATATCGCATGAGATAGTCTCTTTTTCATTAAGCTGATAATATAAAGTATAAAAGTTTTCGTTATGCGATTTTCAATATAGGGAACCAAGTCCAGCTTCAGGCGCTAAAGCTTCAGTGAGACTTCCTTCACTTCCGTACGACAAAAAAGACTTGCCGATTGGTGAAACCAGAGGCTTAATCGTACTTATACTCTTGTGGTGAAAGTCACTATCGATTCGCTTCCGCTCCCAGAGAGTTTCTTTTATCTCAAAGGGCGAGGAGAAGTTCAACTATGGTCTCATTACCTGGGACTGCGATTACTCGCCCCATCGAAACCTTTGTGGCAACGTCGAACCACCCCACGTCCTGTGGGGCGAGTCGTAAATGTGCTTAAACGGGCGCTTGCGCTTTTGCTAAGCATTTGCAGTATTATTTTGATCATTAGCGTCTGGGTCAAATGGGTTGGTTGAACTTATTCCATTATTTGCAGTTATAAAATCTCCGGTATTAAACGAGCCGGAACCAGTGTTTGTTTTCGTGTTGCTTTTTGGTGATAAATAGAAGGAATCGCCAAAATTAATGACTCCACCACTAACACTGTTTATTTTAATTGGTCCAACGATAGACGGCATTCTATTCACCTTCTTGAAGGTATCTTCTTTTATTATCGTATGAACGTAGAGCAGATTCTGTTAATGCCCTTGTAAAATACGAAAATGCTTTAACCTTGAATCTGCTGAAATATTAAGGGCACTTCCAACCTGAAAAACTGAAGAAAGACTTAATGCAGTTAAATTTATCTGATCAACATGAATGGTATCTGTACCGTGACAGACCTTATAGTGATTCACAAGCGGTGGCTTATTTAGCCAGACTGTTTTTTTCTTAAAAATATCGTAGTCTTTGAAATAAAGATTATCACTTTGTTTAAAATTCGCAACTTCTTTTTGTAATGCAATTGCTTTTGACTTTTGATTGATTATATTAGTGTCGCCAATGCTGAAAATCGAGCTATTTGAAATTGCTGTTGTATAAATTGTGTTGACGATTGCCGTACGATTGTTCATTATTTATCCCTCACTTAGAGCTTTAAGGTGCTAATGGTAAAATGTTTGCAGAAGTGAAGCTTTCTGGTGGTGTATCGAAAAATGAGGATAGATATATTTGTTCATTGTCACCGATTAATAATACGGAAGAAGAACTAACGCCTTCCACTTGAATATTCCCAACATTAATTCCCCAATTGTGTACCTCAATATTCATGATCTTCACCTGCTTTCTCTGGGCTTTGCATGTAATTTTGCAAGGACTGATTGATTTCATGCTTAATTTTTTCCGTAATAAACGCACGGAATTGATCAGAACCAAGGGCGTGATTCTGCTTCAATGCTTCTTGTTCATAATAGGAAATTCTGCTGGGAAGCTGTTTATTTATATCTTCAAAAAGAATCGCCTGAAACGATTCATCAAGGGGCTTATTATAGGTTACAGCTAAATTGCTGATTATCGATGGTCCAGTTTCTCTTAAATATTGCTGCAGTTCACCTGTTAATTCCTGTTTCAATGGCATTGGATAGTTTGGTGGACTTGTTTGCTGAATTCCCAGATTTTCAATATTCTCTAAATCACTAGGAGTAAGGCCTATATGAAGTGTTCCTGCTAGATGCTCGATTTTAAGCTGGTCGAATTTATATTCAATTTTCTCGATGTGTGGTGCTTTATGTTCTGCTGCCTCTTTTTCAAGAGTATTGATTCTATCCTCAAGCACCTTAATTTTTTCATCCTGTTGCTTCATGTAATATTGCAGCTCAGATAAATAGTTATTCCAATCATTTCCATACATAAACACTTCCCCTTTCTAAAGAAAATAGAGAGAATAATAAACCTGGTCAAACGCCTAGCATAGTTTATGCAATGATAAATGTATTTGTGTTACTAAATTAGAGCGGATGAGTATTTCATTTAAGGTGCAAGCGGCACTAATGGCGTTATTTCTGTTGCTGCTTCTTTTTCTTCTTCTTCAGCAGAACTGGTATAGCCTCCAGTATTATAAATATCTGATTGGGCTTGAATACTTCCCGTGCTGCCAATCTGGAGAACCGAGGAATTCGTAATCGCACCAATTTTTATTAAATAAATACTGATGGATTGATGGATAATGATGCTCATACTTTTCACTCCAATACTAAGTTATATTCTGATCAATTTTATCTGAATCATTTACGTACGTATTTGAATTTTTAAGATTGATACGGATGCCGTTTCCGGTATTGAAGGAGCCGCCACCAGCATAAGTTTTGGCTGTACTTTGCGGTGACATTGAATAGACATCACCGATATTAAAAATACTCGATGATGTCATGTAGATTACTTTTACTGCGCCGACTTTAGCTGGCATTGAAATCACCTCTAAAGTAGTTTATGACATTTTAACTAAATGTTGAAACAGAAAGCATGTACGAAAAAATATATTTTTTCAGTTAGAGATTTTCGTATTGGTTGATGCATTTCTCGGGGAAAGCAAAGTGTTAATCCTTAGTGAAAAATTAGGGATAAATAGCTAAATGGAATTTATAGAAAGTAGCCAAGTATTTTCATCTTAAATGAGCGCAATTATCTAATAATACGTTATAGTAAAGATGTTGAATCGATTGGAGGAAAGGTTAAAGAATGGAAACAAATGTATCTCCAGTACAAGAATCGAAACGTTTAATTTGGCTTGATGCTGCAAGAGGATTCGCTATATTCGGGATATTTATCGTCAATATTGGTGGGTTTGGTGCACCATACTTTATCCATGGAGGGGGAGAGGCCGTATGGACATCATCTATTGATAAAATTACACAATGGATAGTTGACGTCCTTTTCCAAGCAAGCTTTTACACGTTATTTTCGATATTATTTGGTTTTGGATTTCAAATTTTAAGAGAAAGACTCATTGTTCGGAATGTAAAACCAACTCTGTTTTTATTACGACGACTCGTTATTCTAATTTGTTTTGGTCTCATTCATGCGTTTGCTGTATGGTACGGGGATATTCTACTAACCTATGGATTGATTGGCTTGCTATTATTGTTATTTGCAGAAGTAAAGCCAAAAACATTGTTAGGGTGGGGGATAGGTTTATTAGCGGGGAGTGTAGGTCTGATTTCATTTGGTTTATTTGCAGTACGGAATCTACTAGGTGGTGCGAATGAAAGTGGGATTGCGAAAGCATTAGTTAACTATAGAAGTAGGAGTTTAACCATTATATGGGAGCAAAACTATCAGGATTGGCTCCTAGGAAATGGGGGAATAAGCTATCTGTTTTTAGCAACTACTTTATTGCCCCTGTTCCTATTTGGAATGTATCTTGCTCAGAAAAGGTGGCTGCATGAACCACAGAAGTACAAAGGGATATTACTCAGGTTGTGGGGGATAAGCTTTGTGATCTTTTTCATCCTTAAAATGGGACCGTATTTATTTGGCAATCCATTGTGGTTCGGTTATATTCAAGACAATATTGGTGGGACAGCCTCAGCGATCTTTTATATTGTATCGATAACCTTGATTGGGCAAAGTAACCTTGGGAAAAAACTCATCCATCCATTTATAGCTGTGGGCAGGATGTCATTAACTAACTATATATTGCAATCACTAATCTGCTTTATCTTATTTTATGGCATTGGATTTGGTTTATATGGCTATGTCAGTCCATTTATAACAGTACTAATCGTATTGTTCGTATTTATCATCCAAATTTTTATAAGCAAATGGTGGTTCCATCATTTCTTATTCGGTCCTCTAGAATGGAGTTGGCGGAGTTTAATGTATTTAAAATGGCAGCCTTTTCGAAAAAAATAAAGAGTATGAAATTGAAGGAGAACAGAGGGGAAGGGGAAAAGAAATGGGAAACTCGTAAGTTTGAGCCTCCCATTAATTTATTGCTCAAATATTTCTCTAATCTTCTCTAATGCCCAGTCTAAATCATTTTTTTCAATTACGAGTGGAGGTGCAAAGCGAATCACATTATCATGTGTTTCTTTACATAGTATCCCTTTATCTTTTAGTTTCTCACAATATGGGCGGGCGCTTTCCAATAATTCAACACCAATAAATAATCCTCTTCCGCGTACCTCTTTTATAACTGGATTATTGAGCTTTTGCAGTTCAGCTATCATGTAGTCCCCTAATTGCAAAGAACGTTCAGTGAGTCTCTCTTCCTCTAATACGTTAAGTGAAGCGATTGAGACCGCACATGCTAGTGGATTGCCGCCAAACGTGGAGCCATGTGACCCAGGATTAAATACGCCGAGAATATCCTTATTGGCAACAATACAGGAGATTGGAAAAACGCCTCCACCGAGTGCTTTACCGAGAATGAGGATATCAGGTGTAACACTTTCCCAATCGCAGGCAAATAATTTACCAGTACGACCTAGTCCGCTCTGTATTTCATCCGCAATATAGAGAACATTACTTTCCTGGCAAACATCATATGCTTCTCGAAGGAAACCATCTGGCGGGATAATAATTCCTGCTTCACCTTGGATTGGTTCAAATAAAAAGCCAGCGGTATTTTCAGTTATGGCATCTCGAAGTGCGTAAATATCGCCATATGGAATAAGTTTAATACCAGGAAGCATCGGTCCAAAGCCACGTTTATATTCTTCTTCAGATGACAATGAAATCGCTGTCATTGTTCTGCCATGAAAATTTCCTGTACAAGCAATAATCTCCGCCTTATTCTCAGCAACCCCTTTTACATCATAAGCCCATCTTCTTGCAGCCTTAATTGCTGTTTCGACAGCCTCTGCACCTGTATTCATTGGCAGAACCATATCTTTTCTTGTTAATTCACTCATCTTTTCGTACCATGGACCAAGCAATTCATTATGGAATGCCCGTGAGGTTAATGTAACTTTATCAGCTTGGGCTTTTAAAGCGGCAATGATTTTAGGATGGCGATGGCCTTGATTAACAGCTGAATATGCACTTAGCATATCCATGTAGCGATTCCCTTCAGGATCTTCCATCCAAACACTCTCCGCTCTCTCGATGACAACTGGTAATGGATGATAATTATTTGCCCCATACTCTTCTGTTAACGCAATGATATTTTTTGATGTTTGTATCATACTACCCCTCCGTATTACATTCTTGTAATCAAGACAATTAAACATACAATTTTTTCGAAAATTCCCACTAACATTATTATACCAGTTTGAAAATAACTTTACTTCAACTTTTTGTTTAGATGTGAAAAACTAATCAAATAGTGATATGATAGGGTAGAATGAGGTTAAAAATGTTAATAGAATAAAGTTCAAAAATTTAACTGAAGTGGGGGAGAGAATAAGATGACACATATGCATATTACATCATGGGTATTAGCTATTATTTTACTAATTATCGCCATTATGTTGCGAAAGCAAGGAAAAGCAAAACCAGCTAAAATTGTACATATGATTTTACGTCTCGATTACTTATTTATTTTATATACGGGTGGAGCTTTACTTGCAATGTATTTCTCGAACATTGTAATGCCAATATTCGCTGAAGCTATGGTTAAGGGACTTGCGGGAATTTGGCTAATTGCTGCGATGGAAATGATTCTTATTAAAATATCTAAAGGGAAACCGACAACAAGTGCATGGATACAATTTGTTATCGCATTGATAATTGTGTTGGTTTTAGGGTTTGTTCGTTTGCCATTAGGTATTGATATATAAATTAAGGATATCTGGAGGTTGCCTCAAATCATGGGGCAGCCTTTTCAATTTGCATTGTCTGTTGTAATTTTTAGAGACAGTGGAATTCAATACCAATAATACGTTTAAATCGAAGAATAACTATTACTAAATGGAAAAGTGAAGTCTTTTCAACAAAATAACAGTTTTTATTGACTATTCGTGTCTATGATTAATAATAGAACAAGAAAGATTACATAGATGGTGGGGAGAAATGAATGAAGAAGGTTTTAGTATTCGTTTTCATGATAATATTTTTATTAGTGGGTAATGAAACCGTTGTATTTGCTGAAAAACAGCCGATACACGAAGAAGTTATTTATAATATATTAATTGATCGTTATAATAATGGGGATTATGAACGGGATGACCAAGTTGACATTGAAAATCCGATAAGTTATCATGGCGGAGATTTGCAGGGAATTATTGCAAAGCTTGATGATCTTGAAGAAATAGGGGTTACAATAATTTCTCTTTCGCCTATCATGGAAAATGCAGAAAATGGTTTTCATGGTTTCTGGATAGAGGATTTTTATTCCATTGAGGAACAGTTCGGGACGATAGATGATTTAAATCAGTTAATAAATGAGGCACATGTACGCGATATAAAGGTTGTATTAGAATTTGTGACTAATTATGTAGCTAGCAGTCATTCTTTCTCAGAAGACCCTGAGAAAGAAGAATGGATAGTCGAATCTTCCGAAGCTACTACAGAGTGGATGGAAAATACGTCCAAGCTAAACTTAGATAATCCAGAGGTAGCAGCATATTTAATAGAGGTTGCCAAATATTGGATGAAGGAGACAAAATTGGATGGGTTTAAGCTCCAGGCGGTTGATCAAGCGCCCCTTGATTTTGTAGAGCAATTTACAACTGAAATAAAGGAATTACGGCCAGATTTCTATCTACTAGGTGATATATTAGAAACAGATGAAAATATTGACCAATTAATGACAGAGACTAAGTTAGATGCAGTTGAAAATCAATTACTATATGAGTCAATGTCAGATGTATTTGCTAAGCCTGATCAATCTGTTGAGACCATTTATAATACATGGGAAAATAGCGACAAGCAAGATGGGTTATTGTACATTGATAATTTTAAGGGAGAGAGATTTACTCAAAAATTTGCTAACAATGGACGTAATGCATTAACGGCTTGGTCATTGGCTTTAACCTATATTTATACATCGCCCGGAACACCTACAATACTGCAAGGGACAGAATTACCAATGTATGGTGGAAATGCTGAAGAATCACAACGACTTGTTCCATTTAATAGTGGTGATTCAGAATTAAAAGAATTCCATAAACGAATTTCTTCTTTGCGAAGTCGGTTCCCAGTATTACAGCATGGTGATTTCGCTTTGGTTGGCTCGAGTGATTCTATGAGTGTGTTTAAACGTACATTAGAGGATGAAACGATGTATATTGCAATTAATAATGGTAGTGAATCGGCCTATGTCGATATAGCTGAAATTGATTCCGGTATGCAGCTTAAGGGATATCTTGGTGATAATTTAGTAAGGGAAAACGAAAATGGAGAATATCGAGTCGGGCTAGCACGGGAAACGGCAGAGGTATATTCTATAGGACCGGATACAGGGATTAACTGGGCATTTATTAGTTTTGTAGGTATTATTTTCTTGCTATTTGTAGTGGGTGTTATTTATCTAAGCAGGAAAGGGAAAAAGAATGAAAAAACGAAATGAAAAATGGCAAACGGAAATTTCCGTTTGCCATTTCTGATTATATTAGCCATTCACAATAGTACCACCATTTACATGTATCATCTGTCCTGTTACATAGCTAGAATCTTCACTAGCCAAATATACGTATGCAGGTGCTAATTCTTCAGGTTGTCCTGGTCGTTTCATTGGTGTATTTCCACCAAATGAATCTACCTTTTGTTTATCAAAACTAGCAGGGATTAATGGTGTCCAAATGGGACCAGGAGCCACCCCATTTACGCGAATGCCCTTATCTACAAGTGAACCAGAAAGTGATCTAGTAAATGCTGTTATTGCCCCCTTTGTAGCGGAATAGTCAATTAGATCGATATTTCCTTTATAGGCAGTAATCGAGGATGTATTAATAATAGAACTGCCATTTTTCATATTTGGAATGACTGCTTGGGTTAAATAGAACATACTAAATATATTCGTGCGAAATGTCTTTTCCAATTGCTCACTCGAAATATTTAAGAAGTTTGTTTGTTGGTGCTGTTCACCTGCATTATTTACAAGGATATCGATTTTCTTATACGTACTAAAAACTTCATTAATGGCAGTATCACAAAATGATTGATCGCCAATATCGCCACTAATCAATAAACATTTTTGACCTTCATTTTCTACTAAACGCTTCGTTTCATTAGCATCTTCATGCTCATTAAGATAAATAATCGCAACATCTGCACCTTCTCTAGCAAAATGCACACTAACTGCGCGACCAATTCCGCTATCTCCACCGGTAATAACCGCTACTTTATTTTTTAATTTACCACTACCTTGATAATTCTCTCGAATATACTCTGGTCTAGGGACCATTTCTGATTCGAATCCAGGTTGCTGTTGTTGTTGCTGTGCTGGCGGTGTTACTACTCCATTATTATTTTCCATATTCATTGGATCCTCAACTCCTTTTTATTCTTCTTTTCTATCTTCCCCAAAAATGATTTGTAAAAAACAAAAAAGCCCTATAAGGACTTTTCAAGTTGTTCGTATTCATGAGCCGAAATTGCACCTTGTTTATGTAGACAATCAAATATTCTTCGATAATTTTTAATATCAATCTCTTCAGTGATATATTTATACTGGTAAAAATCTAAAAGTTGGTCGACCGAATCAGGTGTATAATTTCGTTCACTAGCAAATGCGTGGACCAATTCATGGATTAGCATGGATATCCTCCTCAAATAATACATATAAAGCCTTTATAAACTATATGTACATGTTTGAATAAGCATGCTAAATATTTACTCTTGAATTATTTCAAATAAAAAACTTGTCCAGTACTTATTTGGACAAGTAATTATTAATTAGTGAGTTGGTTTATTTGAGAAGAATAAGCCAATTGTACCGGGACCAACATGTGCACCAATGACCGCGCCAATCATGACGATTTCGATATCATCAATATTGAGGTTGAACTTTTCACTTACTTTATTAGCAAGCTGGGTTGCACGTTCGAGATCATCACTGTGACAAATTCCGATTGTTTGATTCTTGAAATCAGTACCACGTTCTTCCATCATATCAAGCATACGACCAAACACCTTTTTAGAGCCTCTAATCTTTTCGAGAGGAATTAGTTTGCCGTCGTCCACATGTAAAAGTGGTTTGATTTTTAATAAAGAACCGACAAAAGCAGCAGTTTTACTAACACGCCCACCACGATATAAATATTCCAAATCGTCTACGGTAAAGAGATGTACCATATGTTCTGCCTGATAGGTAGCGTCATCAACTATTTCTTGCATAGATGCACCCGAATTTGCGAGCTTAGCTGCATGCAGGACAACGAGTCCATATCCTAATGATGCGCACTTTGTATCAACAATCTGGATAGGTGCCTCGGGATATTCCTCCAAAACCTCTTGAAGCATCATCTTAGCGGTTTGGTATGTACCAGAAAGCTGTGATGAAAACGAAATGTATACTAAAGGTTGATTCTTCTCAGCATAAGATGTAAAAATAGTTTTAAATGTTAAAGGAGAAACTTGAGATGTCTTAGGAACTTTGCCGTCTCGCATAGCATTGTAAACTGTTAAAGGTTCGATTGTAACTCCATCTTGGTAATCTTTTTCATCTAAATGAACAGTTAATGGTACCATTTCAATGTCAAATTCGTTATAATGTTCTTTTGATAAATCAGTTGCAGAATCGGCAAGAATTTTTACCGTCATCGTTACACCAACTTTCTATTTAAATTGTCATTATGTATCTTTTAGTTTAAAGCTATAAAGTTAGTTAGTCAAAGTATAG of Oceanobacillus zhaokaii contains these proteins:
- the yppF gene encoding YppF family protein, whose protein sequence is MLIHELVHAFASERNYTPDSVDQLLDFYQYKYITEEIDIKNYRRIFDCLHKQGAISAHEYEQLEKSL
- a CDS encoding DegV family protein, producing the protein MTVKILADSATDLSKEHYNEFDIEMVPLTVHLDEKDYQDGVTIEPLTVYNAMRDGKVPKTSQVSPLTFKTIFTSYAEKNQPLVYISFSSQLSGTYQTAKMMLQEVLEEYPEAPIQIVDTKCASLGYGLVVLHAAKLANSGASMQEIVDDATYQAEHMVHLFTVDDLEYLYRGGRVSKTAAFVGSLLKIKPLLHVDDGKLIPLEKIRGSKKVFGRMLDMMEERGTDFKNQTIGICHSDDLERATQLANKVSEKFNLNIDDIEIVMIGAVIGAHVGPGTIGLFFSNKPTH